The Xenorhabdus doucetiae genome has a window encoding:
- the tssJ gene encoding type VI secretion system lipoprotein TssJ — MLILLFFPLLIVPLIALTGCSSSEQKKLPSYKLIFNATNNVNDSAPLKIRIILLKSASEFMSADFFSLQGNAQAVLGNNFIDSQQFFLLPFQHQYFLLEKNLPETNYIGIFAEYKQLDGKRWRISLPVPIPEQPAFYQFWASSPDTLDICLQVTACGLNSVNTCH; from the coding sequence ATGCTGATATTGCTGTTTTTTCCATTATTGATCGTGCCATTGATAGCATTGACAGGATGTTCATCATCAGAACAGAAAAAATTGCCATCCTATAAATTGATTTTCAATGCCACAAATAATGTGAATGACTCAGCTCCGCTAAAAATACGCATTATTTTATTGAAGTCGGCTTCAGAGTTTATGTCTGCTGATTTCTTCTCACTGCAAGGTAATGCGCAAGCTGTACTGGGTAATAATTTCATTGATTCTCAGCAATTCTTTTTATTGCCTTTCCAACACCAGTATTTCCTGTTGGAAAAAAACCTGCCAGAAACGAACTATATCGGTATTTTTGCGGAATATAAGCAACTGGATGGAAAAAGATGGCGTATTTCGTTGCCGGTTCCTATTCCCGAACAACCTGCTTTCTACCAGTTTTGGGCGTCGTCACCAGACACATTAGATATATGCCTTCAAGTCACAGCCTGTGGTTTAAATTCCGTCAATACATGCCATTAG
- a CDS encoding DUF4150 domain-containing protein: MFANTQGGGMDLAIPDICLTPSPPGAPIPVPYPNTAQGTSGISASTANILFVGSPAHNITTIIAITNGDNPGVNLGVTSGTVMGPSRHTLGANSVLIKGSPATRLTSPTMQNSTNAIGSRISPSQTKVDISGA, from the coding sequence GGCATGGATCTGGCAATACCCGATATCTGCCTGACCCCAAGCCCCCCAGGTGCTCCGATACCGGTGCCTTATCCCAATACCGCACAAGGTACTAGTGGCATAAGTGCCAGTACCGCCAATATTCTCTTTGTGGGTAGTCCAGCGCATAACATAACAACCATCATCGCCATAACGAATGGAGATAATCCGGGGGTCAATTTAGGCGTCACATCCGGGACTGTCATGGGGCCATCCCGCCATACGCTGGGTGCCAATAGCGTCTTGATTAAAGGGTCGCCAGCAACCCGACTAACAAGCCCTACCATGCAGAATTCAACCAATGCCATAGGATCACGCATTAGCCCCAGTCAGACAAAGGTCGATATTTCAGGGGCATAA